In Haemorhous mexicanus isolate bHaeMex1 chromosome 21, bHaeMex1.pri, whole genome shotgun sequence, the following proteins share a genomic window:
- the LHX2 gene encoding LIM/homeobox protein Lhx2, with product MLFHSLSGSEMHGVIDEMDRRTKSEAPAISSAIDRGETETTMPSISSDRAALCAGCGGKISDRYYLLAVDKQWHMRCLKCCECKLNLESELTCFSKDGSIYCKEDYYRRFSVQRCARCHLGISASEMVMRARDLVYHLNCFTCTTCNKMLTTGDHFGMKDNLVYCRLHFETLIQGEYQVHFNHSDVAAGKGPALGAGSANTLGLPYYNGVGTVQKGRPRKRKSPGPGADLAAYNAALSCNENDGDHLDRDQQYPSNQKTKRMRTSFKHHQLRTMKSYFAINHNPDAKDLKQLAQKTGLTKRVLQVWFQNARAKFRRNLLRQENTGVDKTSDSTLQAGTPSGPASEISNASMSPSSTPTTLTDLTNPTMPTVTSVLTSVPGSLEVHESRSPSQTTLTNLF from the exons ATGCTTTTCCACAGTCTTTCCGGCTCGGAGATGCACGGGGTCATCGACGAGATGGATCGCAGAACCAAAAGCGAAGCACCGGCCATCAGCTCGGCTATAGACAGGGGAGAGACGGAAACG ACCATGCCTTCCAtcagcagtgacagggctgCCCTGTGCGCCGGCTGCGGGGGTAAAATCTCCGACCGTTATTACCTCCTGGCTGTGGACAAACAGTGGCACATGCGCTGCCTGAAGTGCTGTGAATGTAAACTCAACCTGGAGTCCGAGCTCACCTGCTTCAGCAAGGACGGCAGCATCTACTGCAAGGAGGACTATTACAG GAGGTTTTCGGTGCAGAGATGTGCGAGATGTCACCTGGGGATTTCTGCCTCCGAGATGGTCATGAGGGCCAGGGATTTGGTATATCACTTAAATTGCTTCACTTGCACCACTTGCAACAAGATGCTGACCACTGGCGATCACTTTGGCATGAAGGACAATCTGGTGTACTGCCGCCTCCATTTCGAGACTCTCATCCAGGGGGAGTACCAGGTGCATTTCAATCACTCGGATGTAGCCGCTGGGAAGGGCCCGGCTTTGGGAGCGGGCTCTGCCAACACTTTGGGACTGCCTTATTACAATGGCGTGGGGACTGTCCAGAAGGGGAgacccaggaaaagaaaaagcccgGGGCCTGGAGCAGATCTGGCAGCCTACAATGCAG CTTTAAGTTGCAATGAAAACGATGGAGACCACCTGGACAGAGACCAGCAATACCCCAGCAATCAGAAAACAAAGCGCATGAGGACGTCCTTCAAACACCACCAGCTGCGGACAATGAAGTCATACTTTGCTATTAACCACAACCCTGATGCCAAGGACTTGAAACAGCTAGCTCAGAAAACTGGCCTCACCAAAAGAGTTCTTCAG GTTTGGTTTCAAAATGCTCGAGCCAAATTCAGACGGAACCTCTTACGTCAAGAAAACACAGGGGTGGATAAGACTTCAGACTCAACACTCCAAGCAGGGACCCCATCGGGTCCTGCCTCAGAAATATCCAATGCCTCCATGAGTCCATCCAGCACTCCCACTACTTTAACAGACTTGACTAATCCCACTATGCCAACTGTGACGTCGGTCCTGACATCAGTGCCCGGAAGTCTTGAGGTTCATGAATCTCGAAGTCCTTCACAGACAACTCTTACAAATCTTTTCTGA